TTACTAGCATCGAATAActctgaacaagctgatattaatGATATCACTCTTGTCACTGGGTATTGAAAATGGTTTGTTTTGATACCAAGTACTCAGTATCCAATGAAGGTATTGATACCATATGAGTACTTGGTAGCATCGAATCATCCCTGacatgtaaaactgaacaagctgttATTAATATCACTCTACTAGTACTCGGTATCAAATACAGTTTGATTCGATACCAAGTACTCAGTATCCACTGAAGGTATTGATACCATTATGAGTACATAATAGCATCAAATCATCTCTAACATTATGTAAAACTAAACAAGCTGCTATTAATAATATCACTCTATTGGTGCTCAGGATCAAATGCGGTTTGATTCGATACCAAGTACTCAGTATCGAATAAATGTTATTAATACCATATGAGTACTTACTAGCATCAAATAACTACttcaatattatgtaaaactgaacaagctgatattaatGATATCACTCTACTAGTACTGGGTATTGAATATGGATTGTTTTGATACCAAGTACAATCCTACAACCGATAAGCCAATGATGGCACGTGATCTTGAGTGAAAATACACAGAGGCAAGTGCAGAATAAGAGGCCAGCTGCCACTTCTCGCTTGTCGCTCTGTACTAAGTATTGAATGAAGGTGTTAATACCACATGAGTACTTACTAGCATCGAATATCTAttgcaatattatgtaaaactgaacaagctaaTATTAATGATATCACTACTAGTACTGGGTATTGAATACAGCTTGATTCTCGATACCAAGTATCAAACGAAAGTATTGATACCATATAAGTACTTAGTTGCATTTAATAACTACTAACTAttgcaatattatgtaaaactgaGCTAGCTGATATTAATGTTATCACTCTACTAGTActcagtatagggcttttcattcagtcatttgtttcgaggttctgtcatgtgtcacataatattaatatatctacgtcttACGTTATTGCATATACCAAtggtacaaaccaaagacgtatgctgtagatatattaatattatgtgacacatgacagaagctcgaaacaaatgtcaatcgatgaaaagccctattgaataTGATTTGATTCGATACCGAGTTATCAGTATTGAATGAAGGTATTGATACCATACGAGTACTTAGTAGCATCGAATCATCCCTAGACATTATTCTTTAAACAAAAGGTAACAAGAATCTCATTACATAAGTTAAAAAGGAAAATATCTtcaaaataccaaatgttctttcaataaaaatttttgaagctATTTGTGATTGATTATACAGCATTTCAACTGCTGTCTGAAGATTCTGCAATTAGGTCATTAGGTAGactggatatccactattccctaatgATACACTGTCCATAAGTTCCCCACTTTATCCTACCCATAATAAGACAAATGAAGCaaagaaaaataaacaaagaattttgtggaattaaaatcaactttattttaattgtaaatAACAGGCAAGATCAAAGTAAACAATATAATAATAACAAAGtttattttcatgaaaaaaaatatgctcataaaaatataaattacaataagaaATATTATTTTGTTCCAACCTCTTGACACTTGGTGCTGTATCTGGTTCTGGGTGTACTTCAAtcttactttttttatatgcaaGGATATATTGAGCATCTATACCTAGTTGAAGTCGAAGgcaaaatacttaataaaaaaaaactactgaAAAATACAAAGCTTGTACTGCTATTTGTAAGTTAAGATTATCCAAAATACACAATTTTTGTCTCACCTCACCCTAGTCAAATAGACAGAATAAACGAATGCAGTGTGATTCCTGGGTGTAACAGCACATTTAGTAGAAAATAATGTATATGTAAGTATAGCAActtgggcattaacaaaaagacaTACAGTCGATTACATATGAGAAAACCTGGTTATCAAGAAATGGGACATACCACTAACCAAAATTCATGTAGCAGTAACAGATAATGTTGGCTGCCATAAGTGTCTTTAGGTGGAAATAAACATCTAAGTACCTTGTTTTCCACATACAATAAACCTCATAGCTGAAGAAGTACCTAAATAACCTTCTGTTAAAGCAGCTATAATAGTTCAAGAAATTGTTCAGTGAATTAAAAATAGTGTTGTGCATACGTTACGAAAAATCCAAATGTGTAATAATGTTACAGAAgtattagttttattgtatatAATTGTAACTTATTCAGATGTAAAAATTAGATGGAACTCAACCTTTTGATATCCGACCGTCTCCTAAAGTTAAAAGTATAACATCTCCAGCAGACTTGGCAATGCTGTAGAAATAGAAACATTTAATGAACTTGCATCTTTAACTTTCCGTGCCAAAGTCTGGTTTTAGCATACTAACAATTTGTTCCTATATTTGAGCTAGGTCATTCAAATTTATTTACCTGTTgttagttttaaaatattgttgaacTTAAGTTCATATTTCGTTCCTTACAAAAAATCTCAGAGGATGTTAGCTTTTGTGGTCGTACCTACTAAAGGTAAGAATTGTAACTTTTAGCATTGTACCTACTTTAGGtgaataatagtacattatataccgcgggactgaagtagtacatttaatcctgaaggtaaagtttatggcccgaccgcagggagggccataatttacctgaaggattaaatgtacttcagtcgcaaggtatatacgatacttttcgtacttccggtatgattttattaattatttcaataatttcaatcagttttttctctcttcaactcatttaataaactgtctttaaaataagttaccatagtaacattgcgttgtgacagttataatttagaaacattgtcattactagtgtcattgtaaagaaacattgttattgataattattggtatcatgagtgaagaaggtgtatctgatattgataaaagagcagccgaagtaggtgaagaattgttaccaccgaaatctagaaaactatacgagcagcagtacgatgcttttaaaaagtggtgccgcttaaaaaatgtgagacaacctactgaaaatgcgctgttagtctacttcgatgataaatcaaaagcggtttgtgcctcaactctctgggcacattactcaatgctgaaatcggttattaacattagagaagatattgatataagtaaatttccaaaattattagcttttttgaagagaagaaatgagggatttaagccaaagaagtcaagaattctcacgtctgagcaggtagatcagttcttacgggaggctccggatgataaatatttaatgcttaaggtaaatttggaaatttgtttatattcagaaattttaagaaatcaatttttttgtaggttgcacttattttgggcgttgcgggagcttgtcgtggaaaagagttggttgatttagaaatcgacgatgtgagagatttgggcgattccttcctaattgcgattagaaacaccaaaaataaaattgaccgaaattttgtgatcaaaaattcagaaaacagtgccatcagttttgtggcgatatttcggaaatatgtggcattgcgaaagacagggacaactcattcaaaattttttgttcaatacatcaacaaagaatgtactacgcgagtagtaggaaaaaacatgtttggtacaattccacggcaaatagcagctttcttgaaattagaaaatgcgacgtcttatacgggacattgttttagacgcacatctgcgtctttgttagctgattcgggagcaacaatagacgtgctgaagagacatggaggatggaaatcctccaacgtggccgagggatatattgaatcgtctattaaaaataaacaaaaaatttcagataaaatatttggtcaagtcgccgattcgtccactatagttatgccacagtcctcattctcgcttcctgtttccgcaggatcttcgaaacaaacaccagttcaatatgaaaaggacctatctgttactcgtcagttacctgctgcattaacccaggaaagactggtcaatatgacgaactgtcacaatattaatttgaatattaacgttaattaccattctaattaattatatttttcaataaaatatcccttaaattcgtttgtttgtgatttaatcgttccgggagtttcgtcaatatttaatcccggagggattaaatgtgacactttagtacctgtcacaagggagtgaagttgtcactttaggcccggaagtacgaaaaatatttttttacttattttttattatctcttatttattatttagaaaATTTTGCATGAAGCACAAAATATTTGCTGACGATTTTTTTTGGTAAGGATAAAAAACTAACGATGAAAACATCTTGGTAATAAGCAAATGCATGCAAGAGTAGAAAATTTAGTTAACCAGGTATAAAGGGAGCGTTAGGGAGAAATTACTCTTTAGTGATAATTAGGGCTATAACAGGGCAGATGTTGAAACTTATtgtgataaatataaacataaatattgAACTCCATGCTGGTCCTCTGAATAGAACCCACAGAAAGACAGATATACATATACTAGATTTGAATATGGTCCTTGTTTTAACTGTGGAAGCCAGAAAAGTCAAAAAACAAAGTACAGTTGTTATTTATGTAATAACTTGATGTGCTTAGAACACATAAAGAGTATTTATGTGTGGGAAATGTTCAGAAAATGATTGACTTTCTTTAATTGTACAGTTACCTAATATTATAAGTGAATAAATTCATctttagtttaaaaataattaagtgatttttttgtttatacctacttagTAAGATTTCAAGGTTTTTCCTCACTTTTTAGAATAGttgtttgttttttatgtaagtaatttttgttaaaataaatgtttgttgtaaatagaatttttaaataaaactgtacCTATTTAATAATACCCTTgaagtaattaaattttaaaaatgtctaaaaatgATAGGACTAGGGAATGTATACATACATAGTCCCAGAGACGGATTTGAATATGTAACAAGGGAAGCATCTGGCTAAAAGTGTATACCAATTTCCAAAATTATACTTACTTACCATTGCTTTACTACAGAAATTTATAGTATAACACCAAACTCAACTACTGTACAAGAATGTAAAAATGTATTAATAAGAGAGCTGAAAAAAAGGACTCTTAGACCCCAGGTTTGAAAGCCTATACATTTACCAGATCCTGTTGCACATGGAAGAGCCATACCAAAACTGAAGACCATGGTTACGCAGAACCAGCAAATAGCCCAATCTCAATTGAATCATATGATGCAGCTTTGATTGAGCAACCTGAATATGATTTATGGAAACACCATAAGGAGTTAGCACTTGGGCACAAAACGAAAAAGAAAATGCATCTTCAGGGTGATGAAGTTTCTCTTTATTTTTTCAATCCGGTAGTATCACTTAAAAAGCAGTCCATTTGCGGAGTGGGATGAAATGAAATTTATATTTTCATGCTTGTACAACTATGCCCTACAATGTTCTGAAACtgtttcttgtggcatgtttaatttagtattatgttTATAAAATATGGGATTGAATTAAAATattgttggtgtaatgaaaattacatttcttgGTAATGAAAACTACTGAACGTTTTAATATCCACTTCAGAAaacgttatcaaaatacaaaacattaataaattaaagaaattttttattgcttggtaaaaaaaattcttctgaCTCATTCAAATGATTTAAGTacctaattttatctgactcattcatattgacaattcagacatattatacattttaacgtagatgactttaaaatgatattgccaatatttatgagttgcgttcttgggatgactttattggaagatagttaTTATGAATACCTACATGAAATCAACTTCAACTTAAGAATATTCATCAAAAAATATTATTCCGAAGAGCAACTCGAATTATAAATTTAATGTCAAACTTAGAAATAAAATAGTAtctaaattgcataagatgccacaaggaAAGCTTCAGAAATTATAAACATTTAGGCAAAAAACTCTTCGTGAGAGCAACCTCCCAAAAAAAGTAGTTTGTCTAAATGTTTACTGGTAAGCCTATTACGGTTTTTAGTCATGATTGCACCTGCTTTTGAAAACAAACGTTCACATGGAACTGAAGTTGCAACCACAACTAGAAACTGTCTGGCTTGTTTGTACAACATGGGAAACATTAGTTTCATTTCCTCCCATTCTTTCAACGGGCTACTTTTTAAATAAGAAACACTATTTGATAAATATAGAGTCACCTCATCATCATTTGTTGCTCTCTTTCGATTTCTTTGACCCATAGCCAACTGTTTATGAATTTCCCAAAAATCATATTCTTTATTTGTTGAATCGTCGTCCGAGTCACCTCCAGTGCCTGCACCACCATCAGAGCTAGAGGGAGTTGTTGACTTTACCAACTGCTTTAATTTCTGAATGGCAATCCCACAAGCAGTAGCATTTTGGAAGTGAAGTGCCTTGAACCTAGGATCTAACAATGTTGCTATAGCAACATTGGAGTTAAATTCAATTTTTGCAAACCTCTTATCAATTTctttaagtaaagttgttttgacttgttttactatatcattcGCAGTCTGCACTAAATTAATTTGTTTTACCAAACAATTTAGCATGGGAATAACTGACGAAATTGTAACGTATCTCTCTCCAGATGCTTCCTTAGTTACATATTCTAGAGGTCTAAGTATGGGTAATAACTGTTTTAATATCTCAATTTCTTGAGGACTTGGCATGTCTGGGGCATTACTGTTATCAATTAAAATTATGGTAACTGGTCGGACCATTAGCAAAAATCTTTCTATCATATAGAATACTGAATTCCACCTTGTGCTTACAtctaaaattagtttttttacTGAGCCTTCCGAAGCCCCACTATCAATTTGGATTTTACGTAATTTGTCAGAATTATTTACactattttttataaactttacaaTATTCCTAACTTTATTTATAATTACTTTTATAACATCATCTTTTAAAGTTGCTTCAGATATTAAGTTAATAGTGTGAGCAAAACACGGAAGGTAGTTACTTTCCCCAACTAGTAATCTTATCCCAGCCACCATATTCGCTCCATTGTCTGCCACTACACATCTCACTTTAGAAATTGGAACATTCCAATTTGAAAGAATAAACCTCATCCTATCAAATATGTATTCTCCTGTATGGTTTGTTTTCAATTCTGTTACCCCAATGTCACGGCTACACATACTAGTACCCTCCAAAAAATGTACAGTTAAGCCCAAAAAACCTTTTTCAGCCATCGTTTCTGTCCAAATGTCACAAGTAACACAAACCCATTCCGCATTCAATAACCTTTGCTTAAAAAGTAGGGACGTTACCTCATATTTTTCAGctagttttttttttatgaaGGTTGCTGATGGTACTTTGTAGAAAGGTGCCACCTCCTTCATCAAGTTTTTGAAACCTTCACCTTCTATAATGTGAAATGGTCTCAAATCCTTACATATAAAATAAAGCAGTGCCATCGTTATCCTGATGTACCGCAAACCTccttctgaaaaaaaaagtaaaatataaacTCATACCAGAATATAGGGAGACAATTTAGATTTTACCCTTTTCAGAAGAAATTCTTCTGAAAGCCTTCCTAATTGGTGAAATTGTTGGGTCATCACTGGCTGACCCCGGAAGTGAGCCAACGCTTGACTCACTTGCACCACTTGGCCCTGGAAGTTCTTGTATTCCACTATTTGGTTCTGGAAGAACACCGCTGGGCCCCGGAAGATCATCTGCACCACTTGGCACGGGAGGGTCATCTACATCACTTGGTCCCGGAAGTGAATTTCTCAGCATATTGCTGATGTCcctaaaaataatacaaactttcTTTATTTGTTTCCAATCCAAAATCTCTACTACTGGTTTAATTATATCTATATTATACAAAGAATGTGTGTCCAAACTTGTTTTCATCTGCAATAGAAGCGGACCAGCAAACAGGAATGTTCAGTACATTATTTTCCATCTTCTAGTATGCTGGTAGTTGTATTTAGGGATAATTCGATACTATTAGTAAGTACTCATATGGTATCTTTACCTGCATTCGATACTAAGTAGGTACTATATAAATATGCATAAATATGTATCGAATATGGTTTCATTCGATACCAAATACTCAGCATCGAATGACAGTATTGGTACCATATGAGTACTTAGTAGTATCGAATCATCCCTAAATCCACATTTCGAATACAGTTTCATTCGACACCAAGTACTCAGTATTGAATGAAGGTATCGATACCATATAAGTACTTATTAGTATCCAATCATCCCTAAATCCACATTTCGAATACACTTTCATTTGATACCAAGTAGTCAGTATCGAATGATGGTATCAATACCATATGAGTACTTAGTCTTAGTAGTATAAAATCATCCCTAAATGCACTTAAACAAACATTCCCAAATACAACTATGAGCTTACTAGAAGCTGGAAAATAATGTATTTGTTTGCAAAATAATGTACTtaacattattataatatatatcgAACTCTCCCCCATATCACTGGTATTGAGTATGGTTTCATTTTATACCAAGTACTCAGTATCAAATAAAGGTTTCGATACCATATGAGTACTTAGTAGTATCAAATCATCCCTATATGCACTTACACAAACATATATGCATATACTacgtgtctgcgtaacttggaacaatatgggaaacttttttgttatcaattttacgaaaaaaagttattctacaTAAACTACTCTGCATAGCCTAAAAGCTAAataatcatcagatatcaaattttatcaacagtatacgaagtatgtcaaaaatataaatttcgctcaagagtaaataaaataatatttttcacaatatcgaaaattgtgattaaaaaaagttttttagaatTAAAAGCTATGTTCCAATacgtaattacatccttctaattgaaatattctgaactgtaaatgtactttactcttgatcgaaattcatattttttgacatacctcatataatattcataaaaataaaagtaatatctgatggctgaatcttaggttttagatcatgcagaactttttatgaagaataactatttttttgtaaaatcaataataaaaaagttttcaaatggttccaacttacagggacatactgtatatatttacatatataaaattatagttatattctaattttaacaCTTTGACTGCCATGTGTTACCTGAATATACAGTGGCTGAGCTCAAACCGTCACGGGTATATTTACATATACACATGATGTGCACAAggcttataataaaaaaaatgcttTTCCAGGTCACTTGCGAATATTTTTGTCAAactacaaaaaatataattaaattatttaaacaatgtatCTAAGGTATGTTGATAAACAATATATATACATTTACATATAGGCATAGCCTTTAATAAAAAATTGCTTTTTCAGGCCACATGTACATTTTTGTCAAACTTTttgttaaaatataattaaattatttaaacaatgtacCTATCTAAGGTATGCTGATAAACAATTTCACATACATGTGCATAACAGGTGGTGCACACACACGTgacctttaataaaaaattgcTTTTCCAGGCCAggtgtatatttttgtcaactttttgttaaaatataattaaattatttaaacaatgtacCTATCTAAGGTATGTTGATAAACAATTTTACATACATTTACATAGCACGTGGCGCATACACGTgacctttaataaaaaattgtttttccaGGCCAcgtgtatatttttgtcaactttttgttaaaatataattaaattatttaaacaatgtacCTATCTAAGGTATGTTGATAAACAATTTTACATACATTTACATAGCACGTGGCGCATACACGTGACCTctaataaaaaattgtttttccaGGCCAcgtgtatatttttgtcaactgTTTGTTAAAatacaattaaattatttaaacaatgtagGTACCTATCTAAGGTATGTTGATAAACAATTTTACATGCATTTACATAACACGTGGCGCGAAAACGTgacctttaataaaaaattgcTTTTCCAGGCCACATATGTATATTTTTATCAAGCTACaaagaatataattaaattatttaaccaaTGTATCTAAGGTATGTTGGTAAacaattttgaaaacatttttataaaataattattttggcGCGAATTTGGTGTGGCAGTCAAAGCGTTAAATATTgattaatatcaaaaatttactTACATAAACATTTTAGCTCCAACGCTATTTTTAATTGGTCCTGGTCTTTTGTCTAGTGTAATGCTATGGACGCTGGATAAATGTTTATATAGATTGGAAGTGTTTCCACTATATTTGattgtttttaaacattttttgcacGTTGCTTTTGTGGCATCCattttggtaaaaaatttccACACTTTAGATTTCGGAGGAGGCATTTTTATGTTTTACTCACACGCACACGATACCACGAAACAATTAACTTATAAACAAAGTTTAAACTTAAACTTATTTAAACTATACTACACTTTAATTAAACTATACTACTGTAAAACTAAACTTTACTATTATACACTATACTAACTTTAAACTCTAAATTTTTAAACTataaataacaacaaaaatttaaaaataatatagaaataAGACTAAGACCGTTACAACAACATACACATACACCGTTAGTGAACAAAGTTCAACAAACAATGAAAATGAAGTTTTTGGCGGGTTATTTCTTCTGCAAATAACAaaagaatttttatttatttgacacAGCAATAAAAGCGGAATCTATTAGGTGAATTGAAAAATTCTAAATAATGTGAGCCAAAATATTGTTCATAAACAGAGATCTACATCTAATGTTGGCATTTACGCTAGTATAAGGTAGATGTCAGATGTGGTCAcgaatattgttatttaaaatttaaatttaatttacaatATAATGTATGTTAAAATTTTCCCATTATTGTAACATTTAAAGCGTTTTTAtcctcatatttttaattttggtagCTTAGCGTGTTATGTGAACATCCTGTGAATAACTGATGATCACTATAAAATCGTTATAAATAGGTATTAGATcgaaaatatattttatgtattcCGCATGTAAGACTTTTATTAATATAtctaccttttataaagaattctaataaaaaataggaTTCTAATAAATTCtttccatgagggaagctcaggatagaagccgatggaaagagatagttgctcatattatagggaatcacgacactcagcaatgaggaaacgactgaggaataaaaaataattttttgtgacATATTATATAGTGCATATGAGATATAGAGTTGTCACCTAAACactgccatgtaaggttctacctacaatttcccaaccaatatggttgatgtcatgtgatgccaggggttaatctggaaatatttttaacatccttcaaaatcagATTATATAATGTAACCctaactgtttaaaatcaatttaagggatTTTACCCATACAATTTGGTGGCTTAAAgataaagcatgtaaacctgtgataacactgatgatgaaatattgattccgaaaacgttttgttataatacagccctttttagggtttttaaatataccttttacaaaataaggtttttattttttgtgatttatggtatacaaccagtacaggaatttttccttgtgatattaataaaacaaaggtgtaagtatttatttttgaaatttgaaaccTTTATATATTaaaatctataaagtttttaagcaaaagtattacactttcattttcgTGTCTTCAGCGATTTTGTTCATTTAAAActacttataaaaaaatttaataaaaaaatcaccaTCAAACTATAAGTCtcctattattattattgtcattTAAAACAATTTGTTTGTTCATACATTTTTGCTAGTTGTCGAACTCCTTTTAGTGGAATGTGATGTAACATATTTTAAAGCATACTTAAAATCAAACAAcaatattatgtatgtatttataaatttattaaaaaactggtaataatgtaataatactaaaatactccAAATCAGTCTCCAatagatatataatatatttatttataaatttgttaACAAACTTCAGtccaataaaagaaaaaatcaacATCAACCATTTAAGCTTATTCCAAATGgagaataaatattttaaaacaaacacaTTCAAAATTTTGTTGTACTAGATTTGCTCCTggtcctggttgaaaatgtactgctaCAGCTTCTATATCAACAGCACTCTCATTCACCAGTATATCAATGTTTTCTCTATTAACtactgcaatattatgtaaaactgaacaagccgATATTAATATCCCTCTACTAGTACTCGGTATCGAATATTTAGTACTCAGTATCGAATACTTAGCACTCAGTATCGAATAAGGTTTGATTTGATACTGAGTACTCAGTACCAAAATGAAGGTATTGATACCATATGAGTACTCAGTAGCATCAACTCATCCCCAAATATTATGTAATAATGAACAAgctaatattaacaatatcactCTACTAGTACTTGGTATCGAATATGCTTTGATTCGATATCAAGTACTCAGTATCGAATGAAGGTATTGATATCATATGAGTACTTACTAGCATCGAATCATCCCTAACATGAAAAACTGAACAAGCTGCTATTACTAATATTACTCTACTAGTACTTGGTATCAAATACGATTTCATTCGATACCGAGTATTCAGTATTGACTGAAGGTACTGATATCATATGAGTACTTAGTAGCATCAAATATCCCATCACATTATGTAAAATTGAACAAGCTGCTATAATAATATCACTCTACTGGTACTCAGTATCAAATACGGTTTGATTTGATACCGAGCACTCAGTATCGAATGAAAGTATTAATACCATATGAGTACTTAGTAGCATCGAATAACTAttgcaatattatgtaaaattgaacaagctgatattaatGATATCACTCTACT
The window above is part of the Diabrotica virgifera virgifera chromosome 2, PGI_DIABVI_V3a genome. Proteins encoded here:
- the LOC126880043 gene encoding E3 SUMO-protein ligase ZBED1-like, translated to MPPPKSKVWKFFTKMDATKATCKKCLKTIKYSGNTSNLYKHLSSVHSITLDKRPGPIKNSVGAKMFMDISNMLRNSLPGPSDVDDPPVPSGADDLPGPSGVLPEPNSGIQELPGPSGASESSVGSLPGSASDDPTISPIRKAFRRISSEKEGGLRYIRITMALLYFICKDLRPFHIIEGEGFKNLMKEVAPFYKVPSATFIKKKLAEKYEVTSLLFKQRLLNAEWVCVTCDIWTETMAEKGFLGLTVHFLEGTSMCSRDIGVTELKTNHTGEYIFDRMRFILSNWNVPISKVRCVVADNGANMVAGIRLLVGESNYLPCFAHTINLISEATLKDDVIKVIINKVRNIVKFIKNSVNNSDKLRKIQIDSGASEGSVKKLILDVSTRWNSVFYMIERFLLMVRPVTIILIDNSNAPDMPSPQEIEILKQLLPILRPLEYVTKEASGERYVTISSVIPMLNCLVKQINLVQTANDIVKQVKTTLLKEIDKRFAKIEFNSNVAIATLLDPRFKALHFQNATACGIAIQKLKQLVKSTTPSSSDGGAGTGGDSDDDSTNKEYDFWEIHKQLAMGQRNRKRATNDDEVTLYLSNSVSYLKSSPLKEWEEMKLMFPMLYKQARQFLVVVATSVPCERLFSKAGAIMTKNRNRLTSKHLDKLLFLGGCSHEEFFA